Proteins from a genomic interval of Rosa chinensis cultivar Old Blush chromosome 2, RchiOBHm-V2, whole genome shotgun sequence:
- the LOC112186771 gene encoding uncharacterized protein LOC112186771 isoform X4 produces MLYFHGYCLSLINHLRPLTGAIASAGKLSPAASWCFSSNRRRSGGRGNAPDAVSDENQDPTVKPSRGPRRRESEKREENGEKRRRPSERGSQRSIQLSTISIADAEVFNYSSPSSEEKGHGDIRTRGGLHFRLDLQINLLVCCLYNIRGTDVDYGPVVHAFAIVTLNSAFFYVDKRKVESEQFKPNYTAPPPLFHYGGILMNFRGNWEISRRDLQNPGFLAMVTTDLEYMNNDLDDEYSAPSSRSLLCCRIVAITFKGKTVISIT; encoded by the exons ATGCTCTATTTCCATGGCTACTGTCTCTCCCTCATTAACCACCTCCGTCCCCTCACCGGCGCCATCGCCTCTGCGGGCAAGCTCTCTCCGGCCGCAAGCTGGTGCTTCTCGTCCAACAGAAGGCGGAGTGGCGGGAGAGGAAACGCGCCCGACGCAGTAAGCGACGAGAATCAGGATCCGACGGTGAAACCGAGTCGAGGTCCGAGAAGAAGAGAATcagaaaaaagagaggaaaatggAGAGAAAAGAAGACGACCCAGTGAGCGAGGTTCTCAGAGATCGATTCAGCTCTCCACCATCTCTATCGCTGATGCCGAAG TTTTCAATTATAGTTCTCCAAGCAGCGAAGAGAAGGGGCATGGAGATATCAGAACCCGTGGTGGCTTGCATTTCCGACTTGACCTTCAAATTAATTTACTG GTTTGCTGCTTGTATAATATTCGTGGGACTGATGTTGATTACGGTCCAGTTGTTCATGCCTTTGCGATAGTTACTCTGAACTCAGCTTTCTTCTATGTAGACAAAAGGAAGGTTGAATCTGAG CAATTCAAGCCAAATTATACGGCACCACCTCCTCTATTTCATTACGGTGGTATTCTAATGAACTTCCG GGGGAATTGGGAGATTTCTAGAAGAGACTTGCAGAATCCTGGATTCCTAGCAATGGTTACTACTGATCTTGAGTACATGAATAACGACCTTGATGATGAATATTCAGCTCCCTCTTCAAGAAGCTTGCTATGCTGCCGTATAGTTGCTATAACT TTTAAAGGGAAAACTGTTATATCAATCACATGA
- the LOC112186771 gene encoding uncharacterized protein LOC112186771 isoform X6, producing MERKEDDPVSEVLRDRFSSPPSLSLMPKVCCLYNIRGTDVDYGPVVHAFAIVTLNSAFFYVDKRKVESEQFKPNYTAPPPLFHYGGILMNFRGNWEISRRDLQNPGFLAMVTTDLEYMNNDLDDEYSAPSSRSLLCCRIVAITFMVLLVLRHMLPVIISGAGEYSLTLFTFKGKTVISIT from the exons atggAGAGAAAAGAAGACGACCCAGTGAGCGAGGTTCTCAGAGATCGATTCAGCTCTCCACCATCTCTATCGCTGATGCCGAAG GTTTGCTGCTTGTATAATATTCGTGGGACTGATGTTGATTACGGTCCAGTTGTTCATGCCTTTGCGATAGTTACTCTGAACTCAGCTTTCTTCTATGTAGACAAAAGGAAGGTTGAATCTGAG CAATTCAAGCCAAATTATACGGCACCACCTCCTCTATTTCATTACGGTGGTATTCTAATGAACTTCCG GGGGAATTGGGAGATTTCTAGAAGAGACTTGCAGAATCCTGGATTCCTAGCAATGGTTACTACTGATCTTGAGTACATGAATAACGACCTTGATGATGAATATTCAGCTCCCTCTTCAAGAAGCTTGCTATGCTGCCGTATAGTTGCTATAACT TTTATGGTTCTTCTGGTTTTACGCCATATGCTTCCAGTCATAATTAGTGGAGCTGGAGAGTACTCATTGACACTGTTCACA TTTAAAGGGAAAACTGTTATATCAATCACATGA
- the LOC112186771 gene encoding uncharacterized protein LOC112186771 isoform X1, producing the protein MLYFHGYCLSLINHLRPLTGAIASAGKLSPAASWCFSSNRRRSGGRGNAPDAVSDENQDPTVKPSRGPRRRESEKREENGEKRRRPSERGSQRSIQLSTISIADAEVFNYSSPSSEEKGHGDIRTRGGLHFRLDLQINLLVCCLYNIRGTDVDYGPVVHAFAIVTLNSAFFYVDKRKVESEQFKPNYTAPPPLFHYGGILMNFRGNWEISRRDLQNPGFLAMVTTDLEYMNNDLDDEYSAPSSRSLLCCRIVAITFMVLLVLRHMLPVIISGAGEYSLTLFTFKGKTVISIT; encoded by the exons ATGCTCTATTTCCATGGCTACTGTCTCTCCCTCATTAACCACCTCCGTCCCCTCACCGGCGCCATCGCCTCTGCGGGCAAGCTCTCTCCGGCCGCAAGCTGGTGCTTCTCGTCCAACAGAAGGCGGAGTGGCGGGAGAGGAAACGCGCCCGACGCAGTAAGCGACGAGAATCAGGATCCGACGGTGAAACCGAGTCGAGGTCCGAGAAGAAGAGAATcagaaaaaagagaggaaaatggAGAGAAAAGAAGACGACCCAGTGAGCGAGGTTCTCAGAGATCGATTCAGCTCTCCACCATCTCTATCGCTGATGCCGAAG TTTTCAATTATAGTTCTCCAAGCAGCGAAGAGAAGGGGCATGGAGATATCAGAACCCGTGGTGGCTTGCATTTCCGACTTGACCTTCAAATTAATTTACTG GTTTGCTGCTTGTATAATATTCGTGGGACTGATGTTGATTACGGTCCAGTTGTTCATGCCTTTGCGATAGTTACTCTGAACTCAGCTTTCTTCTATGTAGACAAAAGGAAGGTTGAATCTGAG CAATTCAAGCCAAATTATACGGCACCACCTCCTCTATTTCATTACGGTGGTATTCTAATGAACTTCCG GGGGAATTGGGAGATTTCTAGAAGAGACTTGCAGAATCCTGGATTCCTAGCAATGGTTACTACTGATCTTGAGTACATGAATAACGACCTTGATGATGAATATTCAGCTCCCTCTTCAAGAAGCTTGCTATGCTGCCGTATAGTTGCTATAACT TTTATGGTTCTTCTGGTTTTACGCCATATGCTTCCAGTCATAATTAGTGGAGCTGGAGAGTACTCATTGACACTGTTCACA TTTAAAGGGAAAACTGTTATATCAATCACATGA
- the LOC112186771 gene encoding uncharacterized protein LOC112186771 isoform X3 has product MLYFHGYCLSLINHLRPLTGAIASAGKLSPAASWCFSSNRRRSGGRGNAPDAVSDENQDPTVKPSRGPRRRESEKREENGEKRRRPSERGSQRSIQLSTISIADAEVFNYSSPSSEEKGHGDIRTRGGLHFRLDLQINLLVCCLYNIRGTDVDYGPVVHAFAIVTLNSAFFYVDKRKVESEQFKPNYTAPPPLFHYGGILMNFRGNWEISRRDLQNPGFLAMVTTDLEYMNNDLDDEYSAPSSRSLLCCRIVAITFMVLLVLRHMLPVIISGAGEYSLTLFTVS; this is encoded by the exons ATGCTCTATTTCCATGGCTACTGTCTCTCCCTCATTAACCACCTCCGTCCCCTCACCGGCGCCATCGCCTCTGCGGGCAAGCTCTCTCCGGCCGCAAGCTGGTGCTTCTCGTCCAACAGAAGGCGGAGTGGCGGGAGAGGAAACGCGCCCGACGCAGTAAGCGACGAGAATCAGGATCCGACGGTGAAACCGAGTCGAGGTCCGAGAAGAAGAGAATcagaaaaaagagaggaaaatggAGAGAAAAGAAGACGACCCAGTGAGCGAGGTTCTCAGAGATCGATTCAGCTCTCCACCATCTCTATCGCTGATGCCGAAG TTTTCAATTATAGTTCTCCAAGCAGCGAAGAGAAGGGGCATGGAGATATCAGAACCCGTGGTGGCTTGCATTTCCGACTTGACCTTCAAATTAATTTACTG GTTTGCTGCTTGTATAATATTCGTGGGACTGATGTTGATTACGGTCCAGTTGTTCATGCCTTTGCGATAGTTACTCTGAACTCAGCTTTCTTCTATGTAGACAAAAGGAAGGTTGAATCTGAG CAATTCAAGCCAAATTATACGGCACCACCTCCTCTATTTCATTACGGTGGTATTCTAATGAACTTCCG GGGGAATTGGGAGATTTCTAGAAGAGACTTGCAGAATCCTGGATTCCTAGCAATGGTTACTACTGATCTTGAGTACATGAATAACGACCTTGATGATGAATATTCAGCTCCCTCTTCAAGAAGCTTGCTATGCTGCCGTATAGTTGCTATAACT TTTATGGTTCTTCTGGTTTTACGCCATATGCTTCCAGTCATAATTAGTGGAGCTGGAGAGTACTCATTGACACTGTTCACA GTTTCCTAA
- the LOC112186771 gene encoding uncharacterized protein LOC112186771 isoform X5 — protein MLYFHGYCLSLINHLRPLTGAIASAGKLSPAASWCFSSNRRRSGGRGNAPDAVSDENQDPTVKPSRGPRRRESEKREENGEKRRRPSERGSQRSIQLSTISIADAEVFNYSSPSSEEKGHGDIRTRGGLHFRLDLQINLLVCCLYNIRGTDVDYGPVVHAFAIVTLNSAFFYVDKRKVESEQFKPNYTAPPPLFHYGGILMNFRGNWEISRRDLQNPGFLAMVTTDLEYMNNDLDDEYSAPSSRSLLCCRIVAITVS, from the exons ATGCTCTATTTCCATGGCTACTGTCTCTCCCTCATTAACCACCTCCGTCCCCTCACCGGCGCCATCGCCTCTGCGGGCAAGCTCTCTCCGGCCGCAAGCTGGTGCTTCTCGTCCAACAGAAGGCGGAGTGGCGGGAGAGGAAACGCGCCCGACGCAGTAAGCGACGAGAATCAGGATCCGACGGTGAAACCGAGTCGAGGTCCGAGAAGAAGAGAATcagaaaaaagagaggaaaatggAGAGAAAAGAAGACGACCCAGTGAGCGAGGTTCTCAGAGATCGATTCAGCTCTCCACCATCTCTATCGCTGATGCCGAAG TTTTCAATTATAGTTCTCCAAGCAGCGAAGAGAAGGGGCATGGAGATATCAGAACCCGTGGTGGCTTGCATTTCCGACTTGACCTTCAAATTAATTTACTG GTTTGCTGCTTGTATAATATTCGTGGGACTGATGTTGATTACGGTCCAGTTGTTCATGCCTTTGCGATAGTTACTCTGAACTCAGCTTTCTTCTATGTAGACAAAAGGAAGGTTGAATCTGAG CAATTCAAGCCAAATTATACGGCACCACCTCCTCTATTTCATTACGGTGGTATTCTAATGAACTTCCG GGGGAATTGGGAGATTTCTAGAAGAGACTTGCAGAATCCTGGATTCCTAGCAATGGTTACTACTGATCTTGAGTACATGAATAACGACCTTGATGATGAATATTCAGCTCCCTCTTCAAGAAGCTTGCTATGCTGCCGTATAGTTGCTATAACT GTTTCCTAA
- the LOC112186771 gene encoding uncharacterized protein LOC112186771 isoform X2 produces MLYFHGYCLSLINHLRPLTGAIASAGKLSPAASWCFSSNRRRSGGRGNAPDAVSDENQDPTVKPSRGPRRRESEKREENGEKRRRPSERGSQRSIQLSTISIADAEVFNYSSPSSEEKGHGDIRTRGGLHFRLDLQINLLVCCLYNIRGTDVDYGPVVHAFAIVTLNSAFFYVDKRKVESEQFKPNYTAPPPLFHYGGILMNFRGNWEISRRDLQNPGFLAMVTTDLEYMNNDLDDEYSAPSSRSLLCCRIVAITFMVLLVLRHMLPVIISGAGEYSLTLFTVSLDNSVRV; encoded by the exons ATGCTCTATTTCCATGGCTACTGTCTCTCCCTCATTAACCACCTCCGTCCCCTCACCGGCGCCATCGCCTCTGCGGGCAAGCTCTCTCCGGCCGCAAGCTGGTGCTTCTCGTCCAACAGAAGGCGGAGTGGCGGGAGAGGAAACGCGCCCGACGCAGTAAGCGACGAGAATCAGGATCCGACGGTGAAACCGAGTCGAGGTCCGAGAAGAAGAGAATcagaaaaaagagaggaaaatggAGAGAAAAGAAGACGACCCAGTGAGCGAGGTTCTCAGAGATCGATTCAGCTCTCCACCATCTCTATCGCTGATGCCGAAG TTTTCAATTATAGTTCTCCAAGCAGCGAAGAGAAGGGGCATGGAGATATCAGAACCCGTGGTGGCTTGCATTTCCGACTTGACCTTCAAATTAATTTACTG GTTTGCTGCTTGTATAATATTCGTGGGACTGATGTTGATTACGGTCCAGTTGTTCATGCCTTTGCGATAGTTACTCTGAACTCAGCTTTCTTCTATGTAGACAAAAGGAAGGTTGAATCTGAG CAATTCAAGCCAAATTATACGGCACCACCTCCTCTATTTCATTACGGTGGTATTCTAATGAACTTCCG GGGGAATTGGGAGATTTCTAGAAGAGACTTGCAGAATCCTGGATTCCTAGCAATGGTTACTACTGATCTTGAGTACATGAATAACGACCTTGATGATGAATATTCAGCTCCCTCTTCAAGAAGCTTGCTATGCTGCCGTATAGTTGCTATAACT TTTATGGTTCTTCTGGTTTTACGCCATATGCTTCCAGTCATAATTAGTGGAGCTGGAGAGTACTCATTGACACTGTTCACAGTGAGTTTGGACAACTCTGTTCGTGTTTAG
- the LOC112186772 gene encoding 60S ribosomal protein L7-1 codes for MSEEVAQPLATVPEIILKKRKSNEELALRRKEQLEQRKFRLNKNKQEFIKKPEDFVKEFRYREVDLVQMKHRLKRKRPALETTNPQLLLVIRIQGKNDMHPAVRKNLYSLNLRKIFNAVFVRADEAMLEKLQRVEPYVTYGYPSLKNVKELIYKKGYAKIGKQRVPLTDNNLIEEALGKSNIICIEDIVHEIASTGKYFKEAASFLWPFTLNKPEVGLKGVKARYLDGGDSGNREDKINDLISKMN; via the exons ATGAGTGAAGAGGTGGCGCAGCCGTTGGCAACCGTGCCGGAGATAAtattgaagaagaggaaaagtaATGAGGAATTGGCTTTGAGGAGGAAGGAGCAATTGGAGCAGAGGAAGTTTCGCCTTAACAAGAACAAGCAAGAGTTTATCAAGAAACCTGAGGACTTTGTCAAAGAGTTTCGCTACAGG GAGGTGGACCTTGTCCAAATGAAACACAGGTTGAAGAGAAAGAGACCAGCATTAGAGACAACGAACCCCCAGCTTCTTTTGGTCATTCGCATACAGGG GAAAAATGACATGCATCCTGCTGTTAGGAAGAACTTATACAGCCTAAACTTGAGGAAAATCTTCAACGCTGTTTTCGTGAGAGCAGATGAAGCAATGTTAGAAAAGTTGCAGAGGGTGGAGCCTTATGTTACCTATGG GTATCCTAGCCTTAAGAATGTGAAGGAGTTGATTTACAAGaaaggttatgcaaagataggCAAGCAAAGAGTTCCTTTGACGGACAACAACTTGATTGAAGAG GCACTGGGGAAGTCTAATATCATATGCATAGAAGATATAGTGCATGAAATTGCTTCTACTGGTAAATATTTTAAGGAGGCTGCCAGCTTTCTATGGCCCTTTACACTCAACAAGCCAGAAGTAGGATTGAAAGGAGTAAAAGCACGTTACCTAGATGGTGGAGACTCTGGTAATCGGGAGGATAAAATCAATGATCTGATTAGCAAGATGAATTAG